Proteins from a genomic interval of Rosa chinensis cultivar Old Blush chromosome 2, RchiOBHm-V2, whole genome shotgun sequence:
- the LOC112189089 gene encoding callose synthase 12, which yields MSIRQGTPPAQAPDPESEPYNIIPVHNLLADHPSLRFPEVRAAAAALRAVGNLRRPPYAQWRDHMDLLDWLALFFGFQYDNVRNQREHIVLHLANAQMRLNPPPDNIDTLDGAVLRKFRKKLLLNYTNWCSYLGKKSNIWISDQHRRDAAADHRRELLYVGLYLLIWGEAANLRFVPECLCYIFHNMAMELNKILEDYIDESTGQAVMPSVSGENAFLNCVVKPIYETIRAEVEGSKNGTAPHSVWRNYDDINEYFWSKRCFEKLKWPLDIGSNFFVTNSKSKHVGKTGFVEQRSFWNLFRSFDKLWIMLFLFLQAAIIVAWEEKEYPWQALEDRDVQVRVLTVFFTWTGLRFLQSVLDVGMQYSLVSRETMGLGVRMVCKSIAAACWIIVFGVCYGRIWSQRNLDRRWSAEADRRIMQFLWVALVFIIPELLAVAFFILPWIRNFMENSNWRIFYALSWWFQSRTFVGRGLREGLVDNVKYTLFWILVLSTKFAFSYFMLIKPMIVPSKALVKLDNVEYEWYQPFKNSNKLSVGLLWLPVVLIYLMDMQIWYSIYSSFWGALVGLLAHLGEIRNIQQLRLRFQFFASAIQFNLMPEEQMLNARGTLRSKFNDAIHRLKLRYGLGRPYKKLESNQIEATKFALIWNEIILIFREEDLISDCEVELLELPQNSWNVRVIRWPCFLLCNELLLALSQAKELIDAPDKWLWYKICKNEYRRCAVIEAYDCIKHLILAIIKTNTEEHSIVTVLFQEIDHSIQIEKFTKTFKTTALPQLHAKLIKLSELLNKPKKDTNQVVNTLQALYEIAIRDFFKEKRSTEQLIEDGLALRDPSSAAGLLFENAVGLPDPNDGSFYRQVRRLHTILTSRDSMQNIPVNLEARRRIAFFSNSLFMNIPHAPQVEKMMAFSVLTPYYSEEVLYSKEQLRTENEDGISTLYYLQTIYVDEWKNFMERMRREGIANDDEIWTTKLRELRLWASYRGQTLTRTVRGMMYYFRALKMLAFLDSASEMDIREGSQEVGSMMRDIGLDGLTSERSPSSRSLSRTSSCVNSLYKGHEVGTALMKYTYVVACQIYGTQKAKKDPHADEILYLMKTNEALRIAYVDEVSTGRDEKEYYSVLVKYDNQLEKEVEIYRIKLPGPLKLGEGKPENQNHAIIFTRGDAVQTIDMNQDNYFEEALKMRNLLEEYRRYYGIRKPTILGVREHVFTGSVSSLAWFMSAQETSFVTLGQRVLANPLKIRMHYGHPDVFDRFWFLTRGGISKASRVINISEDIFAGFNCTLRGGNVTHHEYIQVGKGRDVGFNQISMFEAKVASGNGEQVLSRDVYRLGHRLDFLRMLSFFYTTVGFFFNTMMVILTVYAFLWGRLYLALSGIEGSILEDDTSNRALGTVLNQQFIIQLGLFTALPMIVENSLEHGFLQAIWDFLTMQLQLSSVFYTFSMGTRTHYFGRTILHGGAKYRATGRGFVVQHKSFAENYRLYARSHFVKAIELGLILTVYAAYSPVAKDTFVYIAMTITSWFMVLSWFMAPFVFNPSGFDWLKTVDDFDDFMNWIWYRGSVFAKAEQSWERWWYEEQDHLRTTGVWGKLLEIILDLRFFFFQYGIVYQLGIADDSRSILVYLLSWIYVFLAFGIFIVIVYARVKYAAKDHIYYRLVQFLVIKLALLVIIALLEFTNFRFMDIFTSLLAFIPTGWGLILIAQVFRPLLQRTILWEIVVSVARLYDILFGVIVLTPVAVLSWFPGFQSMQTRILFNDAFSRGLRIFQIVTGKKKSKTDS from the coding sequence TCCGCAAGAAGCTCCTCCTCAATTACACCAACTGGTGCTCCTATCTGGGAAAGAAGTCCAACATTTGGATCTCCGACCAGCACCGCCGCGacgccgccgccgaccaccgccgcGAGCTCCTCTACGTCGGCCTCTATCTGCTGATCTGGGGCGAGGCCGCCAATCTCAGGTTCGTGCCCGAGTGCTTGTGCTATATATTTCATAACATGGCCATGGAGTTGAATAAGATTCTGGAGGATTATATTGATGAGAGTACGGGGCAGGCGGTGATGCCCTCCGTTTCGGGGGAGAATGCCTTCTTGAATTGTGTTGTGAAGCCCATTTATGAGACCATTAGGGCGGAGGTTGAGGGCAGCAAGAATGGGACTGCCCCACACAGTGTTTGGAGGAACTATGATGATATCAATGAGTACTTTTGGAGCAAGCGGTGTTTCGAAAAGCTCAAGTGGCCTCTAGATATTGGCAGCAACTTCTTTGTGACTAATAGTAAGAGTAAGCATGTGGGCAAGACTGGTTTTGTGGAGCAGAGGTCCTTCTGGAACTTGTTTAGGAGCTTTGACAAGCTCTGGATCATGTTGTTCTTGTTCCTTCAGGCCGCGATTATTGTTGCTTGGGAGGAGAAGGAGTATCCCTGGCAGGCCTTGGAGGATAGGGATGTCCAGGTCAGGGTGCTCACTGTGTTTTTCACTTGGACTGGTTTGAGGTTTCTGCAGTCCGTACTTGATGTCGGGATGCAGTATAGTCTGGTTTCCAGGGAGACTATGGGGCTCGGAGTCAGGATGGTCTGCAAGAGCATTGCTGCTGCATGCTGGATTATTGTTTTCGGGGTCTGCTATGGGAGGATATGGTCCCAGAGAAACCTTGATAGGCGGTGGTCTGCTGAGGCAGACAGGCGGATTATGCAGTTTCTTTGGGTGGCATTGGTTTTCATCATTCCTGAGCTTTTGGCTGTGGCCTTCTTTATTCTTCCTTGGATTCGCAATTTTATGGAGAACTCTAACTGGAGGATATTTTATGCCTTATCCTGGTGGTTTCAGAGCAGAACTTTTGTTGGCCGTGGCTTGAGGGAAGGCCTTGTGGACAATGTCAAGTACACTCTGTTCTGGATTTTGGTGCTTTCTACCAAGTTTGCTTTCAGTTACTTCATGCTGATTAAACCCATGATTGTCCCATCTAAAGCACTCGTAAAGCTTGATAATGTGGAGTATGAGTGGTATCAGCCTTTCAAAAACAGCAACAAATTGTCAGTGGGATTGTTGTGGCTTCCTGTTGTTTTGATATACCTCATGGACATGCAGATCTGGTATTCGATCTACTCCTCATTTTGGGGGGCATTAGTCGGGTTGCTTGCACATTTGGGTGAGATTCGAAATATCCAACAATTGAGGCTCAGATTCCAGTTCTTTGCAAGTGCAATTCAGTTTAATCTCATGCCAGAAGAGCAGATGTTAAATGCAAGGGGGACACTGAGGAGTAAGTTTAATGATGCTATCCACAGGTTGAAGCTGAGGTATGGGCTTGGACGGCCTTATAAGAAGCTTGAGTCCAACCAGATCGAGGCAACCAAGTTTGCGTTGATATGGAATGAGATAATATTGATCTTCAGGGAAGAAGATTTAATTTCTGACTGTGAGGTTGAGTTGTTAGAGCTACCACAGAATTCTTGGAATGTCAGGGTCATTCGCTGGCCTTGTTTCCTTCTGTGCAATGAACTGCTGCTTGCACTAAGTCAGGCCAAAGAGTTGATAGATGCTCCTGACAAGTGGCTCTGGTATAAGATTTGCAAGAATGAGTACAGGCGCTGTGCTGTGATAGAAGCTTATGATTGTATCAAGCACTTGATACTTGCCATTATAAAAACCAACACAGAAGAGCATTCAATTGTGACGGTCTTGTTTCAGGAAATTGATCACTCTATTCAGATTGAGAAGTTCACAAAAACTTTTAAAACCACTGCCCTTCCACAACTCCATGCCAAGTTGATCAAACTTTCTGAGCTGTTGAACAAACCTAAGAAAGATACAAACCAGGTGGTGAATACCCTTCAGGCTCTTTATGAGATTGCCATTCGAGATTTCTtcaaggagaaaagaagtactGAACAGCTCATTGAGGACGGTTTGGCTCTCCGTGATCCATCTTCTGCTGCAGGGCTACTTTTTGAGAATGCTGTTGGGTTGCCTGATCCTAATGATGGATCCTTCTATCGGCAGGTTCGACGCCTGCACACAATACTTACCTCTCGGGACTCGATGCAGAATATTCCAGTTAACCTTGAGGCGAGACGCAGAATTGCCTTTTTTAGTAACTCCCTATTTATGAACATACCCCATGCTCCACAGGTTGAGAAAATGATGGCTTTCAGTGTTCTGACCCCGTACTACAGTGAAGAAGTATTGTACAGCAAAGAACAACTGCGTACTGAGAATGAAGATGGGATTTCTACCCTGTACTATCTACAGACAATATATGTTGATGAGTGGAAAAATTTCATGGAGAGGATGCGTCGGGAAGGAATAGCCAATGATGATGAGATATGGACAACGAAGTTGAGGGAACTCAGGCTTTGGGCGTCTTACAGAGGACAGACACTTACTCGAACCGTAAGGGGGATGATGTATTATTTTCGGGCTCTTAAGATGTTGGCTTTTCTGGATTCTGCATCAGAGATGGACATTCGGGAAGGTTCACAAGAAGTTGGTTCTATGATGCGAGACATTGGTTTGGATGGTTTGACCTCGGAGAGGTCACCTTCTTCCAGGAGTTTAAGTAGAACAAGCAGTTGTGTGAACTCGTTGTACAAAGGTCATGAAGTTGGAACTGCTTTGATGAAATATACATATGTGGTTGCATGCCAGATATATGGAACACAAAAGGCTAAGAAAGATCCCCATGCTGATGAAATTTTGTATCTGATGAAAACCAATGAAGCACTTCGGATTGCCTATGTTGATGAGGTTTCAACTGGCAGGGATGAGAAGGAATATTATTCTGTTCTTGTCAAGTATGATAATCAATTAGAGAAAGAAGTGGAAATCTATCGCATTAAGTTGCCTGGTCCCTTGAAGCTTGGAGAGGGGAAACCAGAGAATCAAAATCATGCCATTATCTTCACTCGTGGTGATGCGGTTCAGACTATTGATATGAACCAAGACAATTATTTTGAGGAGGCACTCAAAATGAGGAATCTATTGGAAGAATACAGGCGCTATTATGGTATCCGGAAGCCTACGATCTTGGGAGTTAGGGAGCATGTCTTTACTGGTTCTGTCTCATCACTTGCTTGGTTTATGTCAGCTCAGGAAACAAGTTTTGTCACCTTGGGACAGCGGGTGTTGGCAAACCCTTTGAAAATTCGAATGCATTATGGTCATCCAGATGTCTTTGACCGATTTTGGTTCTTGACTCGAGGTGGCATCAGTAAAGCTTCCAGGGTGATTAACATCAGTGAAGACATTTTTGCTGGCTTTAATTGCACTTTGCGTGGAGGCAACGTCACCCACCATGAATACATCCAAGTTGGCAAGGGAAGGGATGTTGGGTTTAATCAAATCTCCATGTTTGAGGCCAAGGTTGCTAGTGGAAACGGGGAGCAAGTTCTGAGCAGAGATGTGTATAGGTTGGGCCATAGGCTTGATTTCTTGCGGATGTTATCATTCTTTTATACTACAGTGGGTTTCTTTTTCAACACAATGATGGTGATTTTAACTGTGTATGCCTTTCTATGGGGCCGACTTTATCTGGCTCTCAGTGGTATTGAAGGTTCTATATTGGAGGATGATACCAGTAACAGAGCACTTGGTACAGTCTTGAATCAGCAGTTTATTATCCAGCTTGGTCTGTTCACTGCCCTTCCAATGATAGTGGAGAATTCTCTTGAGCATGGGTTTCTCCAAGCTATCTGGGATTTCTTGACAATGCAGCTCCAGCTTTCTTCAGTTTTCTACACATTTTCAATGGGAACTCGTACCCACTATTTTGGGAGAACCATTCTTCACGGTGGGGCAAAATATCGAGCGACTGGACGTGGCTTTGTTGTGCAGCACAAGAGTTTTGCAGAGAATTATAGACTCTATGCCCGTAGCCATTTTGTGAAAGCAATTGAACTTGGTTTGATACTTACAGTTTATGCGGCATACAGTCCCGTGGCTAAGGACACATTTGTTTACATAGCAATGACCATCACAAGTTGGTTTATGGTGTTGTCCTGGTTTATGGCTCCCTTCGTTTTCAATCCTTCTGGCTTTGATTGGCTGAAGACTGTTGATGATTTTGATGACTTTATGAACTGGATTTGGTATCGTGGCAGTGTGTTTGCCAAAGCTGAACAGAGCTGGGAAAGATGGTGGTATGAGGAGCAGGATCATCTAAGGACAACCGGCGTCTGGGGAAAGTTGCTGGAGATAATTTTAGATCTGcgcttcttctttttccagtACGGGATCGTATACCAGCTTGGTATTGCTGATGACAGTAGAAGTATACTTGTTTACTTGTTATCTTGGATCTATGTGTTCCTGGCTTTTGGCATCTTTATCGTAATAGTGTATGCTCGGGTAAAATATGCAGCAAAAGATCACATTTACTACCGACTGGTCCAATTTCTTGTCATTAAACTTGCACTACTCGTGATAATTGCCCTGTTGGAATTCACAAACTTCAGGTTCATGGATATATTCACCAGTCTTCTGGCATTCATCCCTACTGGTTGGGGTTTGATATTGATAGCACAAGTATTCCGCCCCTTACTACAGCGCACTATACTCTGGGAGATTGTTGTTTCTGTGGCTCGACTGTATGATATATTGTTCGGGGTGATTGTATTGACTCCTGTGGCAGTATTATCATGGTTTCCCGGTTTCCAGTCTATGCAGACTAGGATACTGTTCAATGACGCATTCAGCAGGGGTCTTCGTATATTCCAGATCGTTACAGGAAAAAAGAAGTCCAAGACAGATTCGTGA